In bacterium, the following are encoded in one genomic region:
- a CDS encoding S8 family serine peptidase yields MKRMLPTAIVLVMTTQIFASGWLPDRFLVLFKPEIELNFQKGDDGFVRTGIPEIDSLMVEFKIFKAKKLFPKATNPIYAQKRYPVRNQSILYTKLDSSLIPDICKRFEQSRFVILADPDHIYEVCAIPNDPRLDRQWYIDTIDAKGAWDFTRGSRNVIATNIEGVQWYHPDIYDNLWVNPGEDLDHDGVPMDPDDMNGIDDDGNGYIDDLIGWDFIEGLGGMVVPGEDGEDQDNNPDDFDGHGTHTIGVIGAVGNNHVGIAGINWRISLMILRSDYLGPHGGRHETAAEIGALQYAYEKGINVLSLSFGDTVENRTAKYYLRRLWYDNVIIFAAAGNDNISVPHYPSYYDFIIAVAALNSGNRKAYFSNYGTWVDVSAPGVSIYSTRPNSTYVAWDGTSMATPVAAGVGALLCAFFPDSSNEFWRRRVEEGVDDIYSVNPTYRGLLGSGKVNANKALTAHMWPNISIAIDIMDGNDDGLVEPGETAQVFVEVSNKVGWQPAESLIVELKVYDESILLVDSISYFGTLYPGSSVDNLSHPLKFTVAEGTYAHHARIHFFIKCPPQHYQKYAMRWTTVGIPQFLVYDCDSTNDFEEYILQSFDRGNVFYNFHSRSSSGELDSTVLNGGYAAIWILTCDNSTNIFSAEEISVFKAAADHGMGLVLTGQYAGDFLASFDSAFLADYFGAVHVDDAVPRVWAFNIEGISGDSITDGILLNCFTASDAAGNQVSLGTCTLASSGAGILRYRDDSDPTHFAATRKVLPSGAKNLFFEFGLEGVVNNTVGYDDRDSLIARIVRWYGFEYVGVNEESHSKPKASGIEIKVMPNPFNSTVRISFDLDTEARALIMDLNGRVVRSFGTVGSGNNTILWDGRDDDGKILPSGMYLFIINTGNKVYGKKVGLIR; encoded by the coding sequence ATGGGTTCGTAAGGACTGGAATTCCCGAAATTGACTCGTTAATGGTTGAGTTTAAGATATTCAAAGCTAAAAAGCTTTTCCCGAAAGCTACAAATCCCATCTATGCCCAAAAAAGATATCCAGTAAGGAATCAATCCATTCTTTATACGAAGCTTGATTCGTCTCTCATACCTGACATTTGCAAAAGATTTGAGCAATCAAGGTTTGTTATTCTTGCAGACCCTGATCATATTTACGAGGTTTGCGCTATACCCAATGACCCAAGGCTCGATAGGCAATGGTACATCGACACTATAGATGCCAAAGGGGCATGGGATTTTACCCGAGGATCAAGAAATGTTATTGCCACAAACATTGAAGGAGTTCAATGGTATCATCCCGACATTTACGATAATTTATGGGTTAATCCTGGTGAAGACCTCGACCACGATGGCGTTCCTATGGACCCGGACGACATGAATGGGATAGATGATGACGGCAACGGTTACATCGACGATCTTATTGGCTGGGATTTTATTGAAGGACTTGGTGGTATGGTGGTTCCTGGAGAGGATGGAGAAGACCAGGACAACAATCCGGACGATTTCGATGGACATGGCACACACACCATAGGAGTTATAGGCGCTGTTGGGAATAACCATGTCGGTATAGCAGGTATAAATTGGAGAATCTCACTTATGATTTTACGAAGCGACTATCTTGGTCCTCACGGTGGGCGACACGAAACGGCAGCTGAAATAGGCGCGTTGCAATATGCATATGAGAAGGGTATTAATGTTCTAAGCCTTTCGTTTGGTGATACTGTGGAGAATCGCACTGCTAAGTATTATCTTAGGCGATTGTGGTATGATAATGTGATTATCTTTGCTGCTGCAGGGAATGACAACATCTCGGTTCCGCATTATCCGAGTTATTATGATTTCATTATTGCTGTTGCAGCGCTTAACAGCGGGAACAGAAAAGCTTACTTCTCAAATTACGGCACATGGGTGGATGTTAGCGCACCTGGGGTTTCAATATACTCAACGAGACCCAATAGTACATATGTAGCCTGGGATGGCACCTCGATGGCAACTCCAGTAGCTGCTGGTGTGGGAGCCTTGCTGTGCGCATTTTTCCCCGATTCATCCAATGAATTCTGGCGGAGAAGGGTTGAGGAGGGCGTCGATGATATTTATTCGGTTAATCCAACTTACAGGGGTCTTCTTGGAAGCGGAAAAGTTAACGCCAACAAAGCGCTTACAGCTCACATGTGGCCTAACATAAGCATCGCCATTGATATTATGGATGGCAATGACGATGGGCTTGTCGAACCAGGGGAAACGGCACAGGTCTTCGTTGAGGTTTCGAATAAGGTAGGATGGCAGCCTGCTGAGTCATTGATTGTTGAGCTTAAAGTGTACGACGAGAGCATCCTGCTTGTGGATAGCATTTCGTATTTTGGCACATTGTATCCGGGAAGTTCAGTTGATAACTTGTCGCATCCCCTCAAATTCACAGTTGCCGAGGGAACATATGCTCATCACGCGAGGATCCACTTTTTCATAAAGTGCCCGCCACAGCATTATCAGAAATATGCAATGCGATGGACTACAGTGGGAATACCGCAGTTTTTGGTTTACGACTGTGACAGCACTAACGACTTCGAGGAATACATACTTCAATCCTTCGACAGAGGAAATGTGTTTTATAATTTCCACAGCCGCAGCAGTTCGGGCGAACTCGACTCTACAGTTCTAAACGGCGGATATGCTGCGATATGGATACTGACATGTGATAATAGCACTAACATTTTTTCTGCGGAGGAGATTTCGGTTTTCAAAGCTGCCGCGGACCATGGTATGGGGCTTGTTTTGACTGGGCAGTATGCGGGCGACTTTTTAGCGTCATTTGATTCAGCTTTTCTTGCGGACTATTTTGGGGCGGTGCATGTTGATGATGCGGTTCCTCGTGTTTGGGCATTTAATATAGAGGGCATTTCAGGGGATTCGATAACTGATGGAATTTTGTTGAACTGTTTCACCGCATCTGATGCCGCTGGCAACCAGGTTTCGCTTGGGACATGTACTTTAGCTTCCTCAGGAGCCGGAATCCTTCGATATAGGGATGACTCAGACCCCACTCATTTTGCGGCTACGAGGAAAGTTCTACCTTCCGGCGCGAAGAATTTGTTCTTTGAGTTCGGACTTGAGGGCGTGGTTAACAATACTGTAGGCTATGACGACCGCGACTCGCTTATAGCAAGAATCGTTAGGTGGTATGGGTTTGAGTATGTGGGGGTTAATGAAGAATCGCATTCCAAGCCCAAGGCGAGCGGAATAGAAATAAAGGTGATGCCGAATCCATTTAACAGCACAGTGCGGATAAGTTTTGATTTGGACACCGAGGCTCGTGCGTTGATAATGGATTTGAATGGCAGAGTTGTTCGTTCGTTCGGAACCGTAGGAAGTGGTAATAACACAATTCTCTGGGATGGGCGAGACGATGATGGCAAAATACTTCCCTCGGGGATGTACTTGTTTATTATAAATACGGGAAATAAAGTTTATGGTAAGAAGGTAGGATTGATAAGATAA
- a CDS encoding indolepyruvate oxidoreductase subunit beta: MGQQVSVFISGVGGQGIILASELLSDVALRSGYDVKKSEVHGMAQRGGSVVSAVKFGEKIYSPLITEGEADVLLAFEPLEALRTLHYVKETGKVIVNSRPIMPATVASGAADYPENIFDKIKSVVPDVIIIDGISLAKEAGTTRAANVVLLGALSHFLPFSEDDWSEVIKRRVPKKYVDANLKAFKLGREAVLNK; the protein is encoded by the coding sequence ATGGGACAGCAAGTATCGGTGTTTATCTCGGGAGTAGGCGGGCAAGGTATAATTCTTGCCAGTGAATTGCTTTCCGATGTTGCTCTTCGCTCAGGGTATGATGTCAAGAAGTCAGAGGTCCACGGAATGGCGCAGAGAGGTGGTTCTGTTGTTAGCGCGGTAAAGTTTGGCGAGAAAATTTACTCACCGCTTATAACTGAGGGGGAGGCTGATGTACTGTTGGCTTTCGAACCTCTCGAAGCGCTAAGGACTCTTCATTATGTCAAGGAGACCGGAAAAGTCATCGTTAATTCTCGCCCAATAATGCCCGCCACGGTTGCATCAGGTGCTGCCGATTACCCTGAGAACATATTCGATAAGATAAAGAGTGTGGTTCCCGATGTTATCATTATAGATGGGATTTCTCTGGCTAAAGAGGCAGGCACGACGAGAGCTGCTAATGTAGTTCTTCTTGGAGCGTTGTCGCATTTCCTGCCGTTTTCCGAGGATGATTGGTCCGAGGTGATAAAAAGACGCGTGCCAAAAAAATATGTGGACGCAAACCTAAAAGCCTTTAAGTTAGGTAGAGAAGCTGTTTTAAATAAGTAG
- a CDS encoding PorV/PorQ family protein, with protein MYKITFYLLFVFGLSLAVSPADYAGTESMTFLLHNHVEPRIAALGGVVCGWGKTPSAVLVNPASIASNSIEGFSLSYGNYWEFFNAFSAVVSKRVSDASKRFVVAGLDGISYGEFDRMDENGNKIGTFSAGDFGIFAGYAQRISKVVSAGVSTRLLFSSLDTFSASAFVLGAGVYARFRRKKSEVGVSIRNIGIPLSKYCDDELSINPLISIGGSTRLTGFSGSVGGQVNISKSRGIKVGSVGLEPAIGFEFEPAKYFKVRFGYKLRPAPEDVNIITNGLSFGIGVTAKKFSFDYALGFYGDLGVVNIFSLKYWGI; from the coding sequence ATGTATAAAATCACATTTTACCTTTTGTTTGTTTTTGGCTTGTCGTTGGCTGTTTCTCCAGCGGATTACGCTGGAACTGAATCCATGACCTTTCTACTTCATAACCATGTTGAGCCGCGAATAGCTGCTTTGGGTGGTGTGGTATGCGGTTGGGGCAAAACCCCTTCCGCTGTGCTTGTGAACCCAGCGTCAATAGCATCAAATTCCATCGAGGGGTTTTCCCTTTCTTATGGAAACTACTGGGAATTTTTCAATGCATTCAGCGCGGTGGTTTCTAAGAGAGTTTCTGATGCCAGCAAAAGATTCGTTGTGGCGGGTCTTGATGGCATTTCTTACGGTGAGTTTGACCGTATGGACGAAAATGGTAACAAAATAGGAACATTCTCCGCAGGTGATTTTGGTATTTTTGCGGGCTATGCGCAGAGAATAAGCAAGGTAGTTTCGGCTGGTGTTTCGACCCGATTGCTTTTTTCGTCGCTCGACACGTTTAGTGCGTCTGCTTTTGTTCTGGGCGCGGGTGTTTATGCTCGCTTCAGGAGGAAGAAATCCGAAGTGGGCGTATCGATAAGAAACATTGGTATTCCACTGTCAAAATACTGCGATGATGAACTTTCGATTAATCCTTTGATTTCTATTGGTGGGTCGACCCGGCTTACTGGTTTTTCGGGTTCGGTTGGTGGGCAGGTTAATATCTCTAAGTCACGGGGGATAAAGGTTGGTTCGGTCGGCTTGGAGCCAGCGATAGGCTTTGAGTTTGAGCCGGCTAAGTATTTTAAGGTGCGTTTTGGCTACAAGCTGCGACCTGCGCCAGAGGATGTCAACATCATTACCAATGGATTATCTTTTGGTATTGGTGTAACTGCCAAAAAATTTTCGTTTGACTATGCGTTAGGGTTTTACGGTGACCTTGGTGTGGTCAATATTTTCTCGCTTAAATATTGGGGAATTTAA